CCTAGGCTATGGAAAGGTTTCCTCTTTTATGGTACTCAGTGAACATCGAATCATCCAACACGAAACTACTCATTATGGAGTAACTCAATAAATCGACCGAACGAGCAGATAAACCTTAACCAAgaatctatttttctttcaagacCCAGAAAACTACCGCATTTTTTGAATCATTATACCAGTCTCTTTCAATCCAGAAGCGAGAATTAGAACACAGCTCCCTCAAAAAAACCACACGCTcttcaattagaacttgaactACCCAAATAACGAATAACCGGCGAAACCCCGACAAAACACAACAATGCCATTAACTTCCTACAAAATTAAACAAGCACAAACCAAAAAAGCATCCGATTGACTGAAAAATGAGCAGAGGCACGCAATGCTTACAAGGTTTTTGGGGAAGATCTCCGCGAGCAATTTCTTGTACCGCTTGACGGGTCGCCGGGAGCTCGGCCGCAGCGCCGGGCAGCAAACACACATATTCCCACACGCGGGGAGAATCTTTCTCGACATAAAACCCATTTCAAGAACCAAGACCACCCTCGACAAAGAacccaagagaagaaagaaagaacccACCAAGATCCCACCTTACCTGTTCAAAAGACGAAACAAACCCAACAAAGAGATCACCGAACCAACTCAAGAAGCCGAAGCAGCTCAGGAAGCGAAAACAACCAGAAAACCCCGGGAAAATCCAAGAAAAACGAACAAAAACGAAACCGCAAAAAGAGAACGCCCGCCGAGAGCTCGGGAGATGCCTTACAGTGCTCCGGAGAGCAGATCCATTGCTCTCTTCCACCAAAGAGATGGGAGAGTAGGCAGCGAAGAAGGGGTTTCGGCGCAAAAGGCAAGATCTGAgacagagagaaggagagagagcagGGAGGAACAGACCACGTGAAGGAAGCTCAGATTTCCTTATGACAGCAGGCTACTGTCGGCCTGTAGTACTCTCCCTGGCTTTCCCGCTATTGGCGATTGATTTAGACTTAAATTAAAGTCGCTCCCAACCCCAGCCTTCCAAACTTGGACCCAAGACATGATTACCGAATGGGTGCATTGGTGCCTGTCCTTACCTAATAATATTGGTTATCTCATTGAGTACACCTGGTAAATTAAATGAGGATGAAGTTTCTTAAAGATTTTTATTACACTATCTAATAGATTTtcgcaactagatgtgattacTTTAATAtcatcttcttttccctttttttttttttgatacaaatgTAATCTATGCAATATTTTATTACATTGGTTGCTTTAATGTAATCTTGCTTAATAGTTTAATTAAGATATAGTTTGGCCGTTTTAGTTGGTAATGTAATGTAAGGTCCGCTAACACTGCATTGGTTTGCGTGTCATGGTCAGTGGCAACCTAATTTGATTTATAATGGCATGAGCCTTAGAAATCTCTAATGCTTGAGAATAAAGCGTGGGATGGCCAGAAGAGGGTCCACCAATTGAGTGCCTATGAGAGACCTTGTGAATTGGCTGTCATTGTATGTTTCACAAACTCCAAACCACTAATGGAAGGATCTTTGTTGGGTTTTTCAACTTGACAAGTGGATGCCTGGTCTTTAGCTAATTATTTTTTGAACtatatgtgcatatatatattactAAGTTTTGTTATAGAATAAATGATAAATTAATGCAAAATGCCTCAGCTCTCATAGCATATTTATTTTCCAGTACTTGTAACTTGTAAGCCACAGCACTCTTCTAAGCGTTGTTGAGCGAGATTTAGATGGATTCTCTCAAAGCTTTCCAAATCTTATTTAATATCAATTTTTCCCGCCCAAATAACAAATCCAATAAATCATGTTCTAGCAAAACATGTTTTTGCAAAATTATTATCATGAAAAATAGTTCTCATAAAACCTAGAACGAAACAATATCTACAAGTTTCAGTCAATAGGTGCCTAGCATAGGCGCCGATGTACTCCTTTTAGCTAAGGTGTTCTTTTGAACCCAAGAGGTTAAATTAAGATAAAGTACCATATTTTTTGCTCCTCACCTcctctctaaaaaaaaataaaaaaaattgaaaagaaaacacACATTTCAATTGGTTACGGCAGagatgagaaagagagagcgcaatcgtagaaataataaaattttcaaaaaatctaaaaaaaatcagataaaCACTCCTTGATGTTTCCGAAAGATCAAACATCTCTGAAACAATTAGAAGCGGAAGGAAAAGAGTCGAGAAAGGCCAAATTCGGTGGTTATGAAATCTGACTTGAAAAAAGACGAATATCGCAATCCTAAAAATTACCCATACAAAAATTAGGTGGAACCACTAATTATTTGACTTAAAATCATTTATGTCCAAATAAATGAATCCAATTGATTTGACCCCACCACTTTGTAATAGATGCGCACAAGCAACCCACACCAACCTCCCTATTTTTGGAGTGCCCGCCAGCATCAATAATGTTATCTCGTCAACCTAGGAACTTAATTAGATGGATGTCTTCACTCGAAGGAATGTATATTAAAACTCACTTGTTTGCCTTTGATTGCTCTCAAGTTGCCTTTGGAGAATCTAGTTAATAGTATGGGATTATTTTATAGTAACACAAATGCTCTTTTGACTTGTTTTGTTTGCTTCACTGGATCTCATTTTTGTTCAAATCTCGAGAGCATCCGTGGCCATACATCTAAAAATTTGACCATGGCAGTGCTTCGCAAAAGGATACACAAGAAAAGATACCACTCCTATGCGTAGGACCACTCCTTCGAATTGGTCGTACCATGCTATCCATTACATCCGCGCCACGTGTCTACGAAACACTATGATGAAACTGTACGTTGGTGAGTGGTGACGTACCGAACCACAGCTTTCTCAGACCGAGACCTTTCTCGGGGGCAGttagctgtatggttgcgagcATCAAACAGCTAAATCTACAAATCAACTAGCCCAGGCTGCGAACTCCGAGATGCTCGAGCCATCGAAAGTTCCAGCGGTAGCGGCAACAGCTTGAGTTGCTACAGTGTGGCAGTGGACTGTTTCACTGGTAGAATCCGAGGCAAATCGCACACCCACCAAGGTCTGGAGGAAGGTCCAACGAGAGAAACTATAAGTTGAACAAGGATCGAAAccactttatttttttcatctttatttttgtatgtataataataatatgataagtTTATTCTAGATTTAGATTCACGGTGAATTTgattcatttaatttttttttatacaatatAGTTTGCCTTATTAAGTATAGCCATGTCCGTAGATAAACAAGCATAGATGGATGTTTATTTATGGGTTTAGACTTTTTCGAGTTATATGCCAAACTTGCCATGGCAGTGTGACGAGCCTTATATCTCTATTATAAGGATTATAACAAACATAAAatgataaaaagataaaattcttgATTCATGCCATTTTTTCAAACCTCCTAACAGTATTTGTAACAAAgggcttgaaaaaaaaattctacaaATCTAGAGATGCATGATGGTCCATGAATGCGTTTGTTGTTGATTATATATTGAGTTTACAAGTTCTAGAATATCAAATCCAAGCCTATTTAGGATATCTGTTCGAATTTAAATCAATTttctctattatatatatattttgtaatTTCCTGGGCCTAGAGCAATTGGTTGCTTTAGAGATTGCTTGTACTGGGGCTAGAATTTGTTAGATAATTTTGAACTctatagtttttctttttagtagTGAAAATTTGCACCGTTTGTGCTCATAGATATAAGTCAATTGTATaaacttgtttttttttcttcttattccaATATTTCTGTTGCCAACCGCAATAGTGCCGGCCCCATGAAGCACATTGGAGCATCGAACTACAAATCATCATGCATGGATTATGCAATCATGGTGATCGTTACGACCAGTGGACTAGATCTCCCTAGTTCATCAACTTTACCGGATCTACGCATGACATGGACCTTATAGGATCCATGCATTTACAAACTATCATGCAACGCATGAGAGGTTATCATCTGTGGAGTAGACTTCTACGGTTTAAGCGGCAAGGGAAAAAGGACCTTGACTCAAACTGGAGATAGTTAAAAAGGACCTTGATGGTTTATAAAGATTGATCATCAACCTAGCATTTGTTATTTGTCAGCAATAAAGATAAGGAGATTTGGAGAAGGATAACACATTAGATACATTTGCAAGACACGACTCAAAACTAAGGACGAGTGAGGAATAAAATACAAAACGACAGCCTCTAAAATACGGGAACATTCACGACGGTACGAAGAAAGCAGCAGATCTGCAAATGCTGCGACAAAATCCAGCATACTCTCTGCAACAGTCCCCCTGAATATATTGTAATTTAGTATTATCCCTACAATATCCACatgcgcttttttttttttttttaatccaacaAATCAGCTCCATGAAAGCAAACATAACAAAAAGAGCAGTATGAGAGAATATGGGCTCAGACAGCTTACAGATTACCGTGGTGAAAACAAATACTGTAGCAAAAAATGCCACAAAACCAACCCTTTTGTTACAAGATGGTGAACGTTAACCAATAGAATTAAGCATCAGAAAATCCAGATTCCGACAGAAGCTGGATTTGTTTTGTATAGTGAAGATATCCAATTTAAAAATACTCTGCTTATGACAGCCAGTACAAAGTATCGAGGGTAGAAAACACAAATTTATAACGTTACAAGAGATGACAGTAACCAGCGAATGGAGCCTCCATATTATTCTTGCTGTAACATCCACTTCAGGCAACAGACAAGCAGCAGTAGGTTATTAAGACGTGCAAGGGCCAAAGCTTAGCAAGATATTTAGGCAACAAGTAAATGAAAAAAGATTTGGCAAGCGCCGTGCTGGATAATGCACAATAAGAGCACGGCATGTCATTTGGAAGCATGCAAGAGAATTGTCACCTAAGAAGATTCTGCCTGATAACCATCTGCATAATATTGATTTAACCTTAGGCAACCAGATAAATCAGACTGCAATTTTCTCACCCCGCGTTTCGTCCACACAGTTATCTATTACCTTGCACATCCGAGGTTATACACAaggaaaatttctttttttttattttgtgggtgaaataaaatatctttttatgGGGTTTGTGTGCAAGGATCAGACAAGCCGGGAATGTAGATATAATATTGGATGTAATGTAGGGTTGCATGCATAAAGTCTTTCATTATATCAGCACATGACAGGAATACTATACAACATGGTTAAGAATGATAGATTAAACAAAGGAGCATTGTTGATTCAAGAGAACGACTTCGCATGCAAATTGAAGAATACAACATTGACCCTCTCAATAAAACAATATAGCATTAACAAGTATCCGCATGCCATTTCTTCCTTTCGAATTGGATtctattggcacaaactcataGAATCACTTCTCTTCAGGCCAAACATTTGATCCAAGTATGTCATCCTGTCATTTTCCATTGCAGTATCTCGAACGAAGTCGACTGAGTGTTTCGATGTAATTCGCTGCAATGTCCTTGCTAGAGAATACTTCCTCCCATATCTGCTGGAGTTCTGTCAGAAGCAACAGGCAACTGTTAGCCTCAATGTCTTTCATGTGGAACTCACCAACATTAAGATATGCTCAGTTTTCATTTGTGGTTATGCTTCAGGCAGAGAAAGATGCTTCTATCACATCATCAAAAAGCAATAGAAACTACATAAGACATACTTAACTTTTTCACTTTGAATATCACAGAATGCAGTGGTCACACCATGACTCTCATAAATTACAAGAATGTGCTAAATACATCTGTCTAGATTTTATGTCTATTAGCTCTTTTAAGAGTTACAGTGCAATCACCAGGCATAAAGATTGTAATTGTGGGTTAGCTTCACCAGATGCAAGTTCTGGTAGTTATAAACTTGCCAAACTCTAACAGTGATAAGCTCCACCATCTTGGTGGATGGCTATTGGGTTTTATTTCTAAGTAGGACTCTCAAAAATGCTTGTTTCAAAACAAACTATGGTTCTCCTAAACTAAAGCTACACCTTTTTGTCAGCATTATATTAACACTCGGAGAACAGTCTGCTTATCTATTtcatgaatcaagaatcaatggCTTTTTTTTGTGAATAATCAAAAGTTCTAAAGCATTGAAGACTCAATCCAAAAAAATGAATAAGGTCTGAAGCATGAATTGAACCATCTCTAGGATGATTTGCATAGTCTGAAGTATCATGACCGGACATCAACAGTATAGCGGACAGAGGAAACAACAGCACACTACATAAAAGGTAATGACTATTAAGTTTAACCATTTCCATGGACGCACAAATTGCCTTGAGATAAGCATGCAATCAAATATTACTCGAGTTTCAGGCTATCTTGGCATGTTAGTTTCTTGGCAGTAGAAGAATTAAAACATTATCAAGAGAGGCAACATAAAGCTAGGATCATTAAGTTTAACACATGTCATGATACCTAACATTGGAAAGGAAGAGGCTGGTGGGGGATAATTACCAGAACGATCCGCAGATGAAAGGCACATGACCATCATGTCAAATCGAGGAACTTTGGCCAAATTATCTAAAATGTTAACAGCCAATTCAGTGTCTTCCCTAGAATCATATACACAAATTTAATAATTAATGAATAGACAAGTATTAGATGTTTACAACACCGCAGAAGGAAAAAAACATTAAGAAAGAATATACTTACTTGAAAAATGTGGTGGTGCACTTGATGATATCAATCAGAATTGGAACAGatagtgcatttttaaatatctGTGGTAGAGCCGGTGGTGGGATTGACTAATCATAGAAATCAATAATAGGAAATAGCATAAACAAACATCAGTATCTTAAATGAGGTCCCTAAATGGAATGCAAATAGGAAAAAGATAAACCTTCAGCAACTGAGTTTGCAGAGCACAATCATCAGAAAGTGCCCTCCACGAAACCTCAAACTCATAAGCAGTCTTTGGTGCTGCAATACTTTTTCCAGCAGTGGCCATCACTCGAGAAGCAGCGCGAGATGCAAGATCCTGCATCGATGCTTTCAGCACATGTTTGCGGCCAACATCTTGATCTTTCTGTTTGAGTTGTATAATGTTACCAGAACATAAGACAAGTTCAGAACTATTTTAAAGAGAAATTTATAAAAATCATGCAAATCACAGTGCAACCAATGACGAGGAGATAAAGAAGTAGGGGGTGAGGAGGAATGGGATAGATAGAGTAAAGCAAGTGGAGAGGTTACAGAGGAAGGTGTAAGAACATATTAGACAAAGGAGAAAGGAGTACATCAGGCTAGCAGCAGGTGTATGCACAGAGATAGGAGGTAGCAGAGAATGGAGTACCAGGGGAGATCACTAATATTCATGCCATGCACTTGGAGAACTTGAGGCATAGAAGCTGGGTAGCATTGGTTCAAATGCTCACGCCTTGATTTGGAATGTGTTGGATGATGTAGAGTCTCCTTGGGTTCTTGCTTAGGGTCaattagtcattatagaatctTAAAATCAGCAGTACTATAATGCTGGTTCAATTTTGTTAATATTTTCTTAAGTTTTTAGAGTCAGAggtatttttgtaattttccaTATTTTCTGGACATAGGTTGCCATATGGTTCATAGGTCATATGTTAGGTCTATTTATGTTTTGGAATTTTATTTATGGTCTTTAATTAGGTTTTATGAGTCAAAATTACAGATTTGTTATTTGGAGTCCAAGTCCTAATAGGAGTATTAGAACTTTGTAAATAGGGATGTAATCTCTCATTATCAGAAGGcagttaaaatttcagatttattttaaGCAATTATGCTTTATTTTGGAGTTGTGTGATGCAATTTTAACCCTAGGTGTGATGCCTACAAGATTCTAGGTGTGATGCCTAAaaaatctctcttttcttcttcttttcctttaatTACAGCATCCTAAAATCTCAAATTCAGATTTGATTCCATCCCCACAAAACCCTACCAACCAAAAGCAACAAAACCAGCAGCCACTCATCCATCAATTAGCCTTCGATTTGACAAAACAAACAAATTTTCATTCCTGTTTTTCTACCAGCTCATATAAGCCCCCAAAACTTCATCTCTTTGCCTGTATTTTGCACCCAAATCGCTCCATATCCATGTCCCAACATAAACCTTAGCTTTTTACACGATTTTCCTACCCTTTTAGTCCAAAATAACCCATTAAGCATCCCTGAATTTTCCCTAATAAAGGCTGTCCTACATCAGTAAGATATACCGGTAGCAGGACACCTTACTTGCATGTAAACTTGATCTATGAGGGTGAGAAGGCACCACTAATACATATACTTTAACCACGTAACTCCCATTTGATACATTGGCAATACTACATGCAGTTCATGAATTGCATTTCTCCATTTACAGATGATAAAGCCATCAGCATCAAAcaatcattaaaagaaaaatccagATTATGTTCTTTGTACCTTACTTTGCGCTCCATGCGCAGTCGCTGCTGCATTTTGAGAATTACTCGAGACTAAATGATCACCACGAGCATTTTTTGTTCCCATCTCTGAATTACTCACTCCTTCAATTCCttgaaaagatttttttaaggGTCCAGAAATTTTCTTATCAATTTCCTGTTTCAGTAAACTTAAATTGGTCATGCCAAGAAAAAAACTTTGCAAATTCCTAGAAGATAAATAAACAAGGCATATGGATACAATTGGGAGAAACCTCTTTAGTTATGTAAATATGCATGTATCCATGTGaatgtgtgtgtttgtgtgctTGCATGCAAATGTGATGCTAAGAGTGCAGGACGTGTGCATTGGAAGCCCAATTATAAACAAATGACAAGGTCTTCTTATCTCTAGATTGACTACAAATTGTACTTTGCTAAAGAGATCAACCGATCTTACAAGCTTGTTACAACTCAATTTGATTTAAATCTAAATATCTAGCACCTAAATATTTAAGAACTCGGGCAAGACCACCCCGTATTTTTCATATATGCATTAGATGCTGCTAAGAAAGGAACACATGCCACATGACAGAAAGACTTATCATGGTTAAATTATTCAGGGAGATACAAGTGCATAAAACATTTCATGGATATAGTTCCATATACCAAATAAGAAAATTAGGTTCACCGAACCGATAACGGAGGGGGGACCAGCCGGCAATTGGTTCGGCACAGTACAAATCCATACCTCGCCATTTCAGGATGTACCAACACAGTGAGAGCCGATGAGGGAGGGGGGAggtagaaggagagagaggaaaagaaagagagggagggagggagggagaggccgagagagagaggactcaAAGTCAGTTAACCATTTGCCGATTTCAATTCGAAATCGGCAAAAAAAGAATAGGGACTCCCTATTTCGAAACAAAACAATGGCAACTCATCAATGAGGGCTTTCGAGCCCTCTCTCTACCTCTCTCTCCatatccctctccctctctctccctcccttcctccctctccctctcccttcttctctctctcttttcctctctctccttctcccttctccctcCATAGGAGCATGAAGTGCGGCAGAGCTTCCGTTACGAACTGATGGAAAGAACCGGGCAAGTAATTGACCGGTCTGGCTCGGTATGCCCCAGATTGGCTAGTTCGGCATGATTCAACAGGTCTTGaagaaaaatatcaaaattgtagagttacaattaaacaaaaaacACTCACCTTCTCATACAATGCCTTTGTCTCAGTATACTGCTTCTTGAGCTCTTGATTATTAGGCTCTAGTCTCATAGCAAACTCAGAATCTGTGATCAAAATTTGGATGTCATTTGCCACCAAGCAAGATGATGGAATTTTATTTGCATAAATTGGGCTTCACATATTGAGAGATTAAGTGTGAATCCATGATACCTTCCATGGATGCTTTAAGTTTTCCAAGTTCCTTCCTGGCTGTAGCTCGACGTGAGTATGCTTTAACATAGCGATCATCTAAATTTAAGGCCTCAGTGCAGTCGTTCTCAGCCTCTTCAAATCTAATTGACACATTTAAAGGATTCAAAGGCAGTCAGAAACCAAACCACAAGGACATAATTAGATCTATATTCTCATTGGCAGGAGGAACTTAAATAAAACCCAGCTGAATGTATCTTCCCCGAGGAATTATACAGTCATATATACATGATGATAAGTCACAATCCTGTTCCTTGGATTATTTAGTCCTGATCATTACCCAAGGAGTTGTAACTCATGTCTATTCACAGTAAGATGGCCATTATCCACTGTAAGAAAACAAATTATTATCAGCCTAACTTCTCAAAGAACACGAAAAAGCCAGCTCATCATGCCACAAAAAATTCCAGAAACCCTGAGATAAGCTGTATGTTCTGGTCAACACAGATAACTAAAAAGCCAATATGATAATTGCCTCAAGAAAAAGTTCCGAAATGAAATGCTTTATCAATGAGTAGTTACTAGGAAACAGAGGAAATTTTTTTGTATGgaaaggaaaatattttttctcaatATACAAGAACTCCCCCCCTATAGAGACAAGGATCAAGTACATCATGATTCCAGAGCCAAAAGGTAATATGCCAGTTCTAAACATCAGGCTCAAACAAAAACTTGCCTTTTCAGTTTGAGATATGCCATAGCTCTATTTGCAAAAGCAACTGATGTGGGGGATAAAGCAATGCTTCTTGAGTAACACTCAATTGCTTCAGGGAactttttttgcttaaaataCTCATTGCCCTGCAAGCAGGAATAGAAGTAATCAGTTTTGATTCAGATAATGTAGCTATATCATAAATGGAGAATATAACAAGAGATAATCAGAGTTTTTATGCCTACAAGCTCTTTTTCTGAAGCCGCATCAGGCAATTTTTCCTCGCTGTAGAAGCTGCTACGCATACGGCTCATTGCATCTGAGTATTTCAAATAGTTGTATCGTTCATCAATTTTTCTAGAAGAACCTTCTGAAACAACATTAGTTTTACTTTTAACTTCAACTGAAGGAACCTTTTTCAAAGGTCCCTTATCTTCATTGACCTTTCCAGCATTCCTCAAGGATCCCTTCAAAAAGAAGCATTGcattatttcaaacataaactTAAACCAGATACCACACATTATATTATTCAGATAGTATAATGACAGTCTCCCatttaaaattttggaagatgtaATGCTcaaagaaattgaatctatttTGTATAAACAGTACTATATTCAAATTAGTTCAGCTTTTTTATCAGAACAAAgtcaaagtttttctttttcctaattcAAACAACATGCACAGACAACGTACAAGCAGCACAGCTCAACAAGATTGTATTCTTGAGAACACAAAAAAGATTGAAAGCCCTCAAGTATCAACTACTCAATTATACTTACAAATGTAAGAATGCAATATcagataaaaataatattatataaaatatattcatttcAGCATAAAAGAACAAAACAAGAATAACATAGTAAAACAAGTGGACATGCCATCATTTGCAGTTACATTCCAGAGttctctgcaaaaaggaaacTTCAAGCCAGTATGTGTAAAGCTGAGTCTGAGGACTCATACATAACTTATCATGCTATCAAATTATGACCTCTTGAATCGATAGTACTATACTAGGTCAATATGTCAATGCATTAAAACACGAACATTTTTAATATTCAACAATACTTTTACCACTATAAATTACTTATGATGTGAAAAAAGATATGTCTATGGTGAAGCTGCTGATTTTGGTTCATCGGTTAGAAGAGATGAGGATAAGATCAAAATAATGGATGTAAATAAAACGATAGTATTCAATGAAAATAAAGTTTAGGATGATTGGTAATCAATGCCAACTAATGGCAATATAGATCCATAAGCTTAATAAGCACCACATACCTTGCTGCTTTTGAAAGTAATTAATTTTACAAAGAAACTAAACATGTCATAGGCATTTTTCAGGAACCACACATGTTCAGTGTTTTACATTGGTCTTAGTAGTTCGAGGATATATTGATGTTGACAAGTTTCTATCATTGCAATAGGGGCAAATGAGGAGACAAATAAAGAAAAACTAGATAGAGTTGTTTGTGTAGCAAAAACGTTTAGAGAATGCTACCTTGGGTCACCTCCTTCTGGGGGGAAACCAACCAAAAATGGTGGTCAATTACACCATGCAGTGTTCAGAGGAACTTAACCATCAgcaagagaaataaaagctacTCTTGCTTCTAAGATACATAGGCATGAAAGAATCCCACCAGCAATGCAGACTTCTTATCTCTTATCTAGACCTTAGCTGGTATTAGATGCATGTGCTCACCACTGCTATGATTCATGTC
The Phoenix dactylifera cultivar Barhee BC4 unplaced genomic scaffold, palm_55x_up_171113_PBpolish2nd_filt_p 001469F, whole genome shotgun sequence genome window above contains:
- the LOC120103692 gene encoding RNA polymerase II-associated protein 3-like isoform X1, which gives rise to MAGVSGKPDRDRSLEFQGFLNDLEGWDYLLKDKGGKMKGQSHESNKPGSLRNAGKVNEDKGPLKKVPSVEVKSKTNVVSEGSSRKIDERYNYLKYSDAMSRMRSSFYSEEKLPDAASEKELGNEYFKQKKFPEAIECYSRSIALSPTSVAFANRAMAYLKLKRFEEAENDCTEALNLDDRYVKAYSRRATARKELGKLKASMEDSEFAMRLEPNNQELKKQYTETKALYEKEIDKKISGPLKKSFQGIEGVSNSEMGTKNARGDHLVSSNSQNAAATAHGAQSKKDQDVGRKHVLKASMQDLASRAASRVMATAGKSIAAPKTAYEFEVSWRALSDDCALQTQLLKSIPPPALPQIFKNALSVPILIDIIKCTTTFFKEDTELAVNILDNLAKVPRFDMMVMCLSSADRSELQQIWEEVFSSKDIAANYIETLSRLRSRYCNGK
- the LOC120103692 gene encoding RNA polymerase II-associated protein 3-like isoform X2; its protein translation is MAGVSGKPDRDRSLEFQGFLNDLEGWDYLLKDKGGKMKGQSHESNKPGSLRNAGKVNEDKGPLKKVPSVEVKSKTNVVSEGSSRKIDERYNYLKYSDAMSRMRSSFYSEEKLPDAASEKELGNEYFKQKKFPEAIECYSRSIALSPTSVAFANRAMAYLKLKRFEEAENDCTEALNLDDRYVKAYSRRATARKELGKLKASMEDSEFAMRLEPNNQELKKQYTETKALYEKEIDKKISGPLKKSFQGIEGVSNSEMGTKNARGDHLVSSNSQNAAATAHGAQSKDLASRAASRVMATAGKSIAAPKTAYEFEVSWRALSDDCALQTQLLKSIPPPALPQIFKNALSVPILIDIIKCTTTFFKEDTELAVNILDNLAKVPRFDMMVMCLSSADRSELQQIWEEVFSSKDIAANYIETLSRLRSRYCNGK